A window of the Cannabis sativa cultivar Pink pepper isolate KNU-18-1 chromosome X, ASM2916894v1, whole genome shotgun sequence genome harbors these coding sequences:
- the LOC115703239 gene encoding uncharacterized protein LOC115703239 produces MSLRIKAVVDKFVQELKEALDADIQDRIMKEREMQSYIEEREREVAEREAAWKAELSRREAEIARQEARLKMEKENLEKEKSVLMGTASNQDNQDGALEITVSGEKYRCLRFSKAKK; encoded by the exons ATGTCTTTGAGGATTAAAGCGGTGGTGGATAAATTCGTTCAGGAGCTGAAGGAAGCTCTGGACGCAGATATTCAGGACCGAATtatgaaagagagagagatgcaGAGCTATATTGAAGAGCGGGAACGTGAGGTTGCCGAGCGTGAGGCTGCCTGGAAAGCCGAGCTCTCTCGTCGCGAG GCAGAGATTGCGCGTCAAGAAGCAAGACTAAAGATGGAGAAAGAAAACCTCGAAAAGGAGAAAAGCGTCTTGATGGGAACTGCATCGAATCAAGATAATCAAGATGGAGCTCTTGAAATCACTGTTAGTGGAGAAAAATATAGGTGCCTCAGGTTTTCAAAGGCGAAGAAATGA